CATTCTGCGGTATTGAAACGTCAACTGGATGCTACGGTATACTATGTAACCCTTTCTTGGGAAGGAGAAGCCACATTAAGAGAAAAGGAGAAAAACTACTTTGTTTTGAATCCTCAAAATGATACGATTGCGTTTACTTGCAGATTTACACCCGAAGTTCCTTCTAGTTCTAATAGAAGTGTTGCACAAACATTGATAGCCTCTGCTGAATATTGGAATGCTTTTTGGAAAAATGGAGCTGCTGTTGATTTCTCTCTTTGTACAGATCCACGTGCCAAAGAACTTGAAAGACGTGTGGTGTTAAGTCAATATTTACTAGCCATTCAGTGTGCGGGAACAACTCCGCCCCAAGAAACGGGATTGACTTATAATTCTTGGTTTGGGAAGTTTCATCTTGAAATGATTTGGTGGCACGAAGCACAATTTGCATTATGGAATCGTACCGAGCTATTGGAACGTGCACTCCCGTGGTATGAAAAGGCTGAACCTGTAGCGCGTGAAATAGCTCAACGTCAAGAATTTCAAGGCGTGCGTTGGATGAAGATGACTGATCCTAGTGGTACTGAGGCACCTTCTAAAGTGGGAAGTTTTCTTATATGGCAGCAGCCTCACTTTATTTATCTAGCAGAACTCCTCTATCGTTCTAATCCAACTCCTGAGGTTATTAAGAAATATAATCGCCTTGTGCAGGAGACAGCGGAATTTATGTATTCTTTCGCAACCTACGATAAGGCTAAAAAACGTTACACCTTGAAAGGGATCATCCCTGCGCAAGAAACACTCCGTGCTGCAGAAACAGTCAACCCTCCTTTTGAACTTTCTTATTGGCACTTCGCTATGAAAATAGCCCAAAAATGGCGCGAACGTGCCGGAGAAAAAAGATTGCTGAAATGGGACGAGATGATTGAAAAACTTTCCCCCTTAGCTTATAATGAAGATGGCTTGTATTTAGCTGCTGAAACAGCATTAGATACTTATAAAGATATTCGCTTTACTTCCGATCACATGGCTGTGCTTGGGGCATTAGGTATTTTGCCTATGAATAAGCTGATTCGTAAAGATTATATGAAGAATACGCTTCATTGGATTTGGGATCATTGGAATTGGGACAAAACTTGGGGATGGGATTATCCGATGACTGCGATGAATGCTGCTCGTCTAGGAGAACCTGAAAAAGCGGTTGGAGCTTTGTTGATGGACAAACGTACAAATACTTATTTGGTCAATGGACATAATTATCAGGATGAGCGTTTGCGTATTTATTTGCCGGGTAATGGTGGGTTGTTGACGGCTGTAGCCATGATGTGCGCCGGATGGGATGGGTGTACGGTAAAGAACCCCGGCTTCCCAAAGGATGGTACTTGGAATGTGCGTTGGGAAGGTTTAACCCCTATGCCATAGCGTTAAATATAACTGTATAGCACTGTTGTAATGAATAGACTTTATTTAGTTCCTTTGTTCTATTTTTTCTCTGTTACTATTCTCTTTGCACAGACTTCTGCCAAGAGAATTGGTGATTTTATTGAATCAACATCTTATAATGAAGGTAGTCGGAAAGTAGCTCGTTCGTTGCAATACCATCCAGATGGAGATGATTTTGTGTGTATTAACGGGACGAACCGTTATACTCGGGCACTCTATGCTAACACTTCTCCCTTTCGGCTAGAGACGAGCGATCGTCCCGTGTTTGCTGCTTACATTAAAGGAAAGAGCAAAAATATTTGTTTTCGTTTATTATTAGGAAAGACTTCTTTTGCTCTTGACTCTGTTGCTTATTGTGAGGCCCGTTATACACCGGGCAGAAGGAGTTACCGTCTCTCAGATCCTGCATGGGGAGAGGGGACTCTTCTTATTTCGGCATTGCCCTTACCAGATAGAGAGGGTGCTGTATGGGAAATGAAATCTGTTAAAATGCCTTCCGAGGCTAAGCTTATTTGTTTCATTTCTGATATAAAGGCCAAAAAGCTAAATCGTAGTGGAGATATGGGTGCTGATCCTCCTGATAGTTTTGAAGCATCCGAGCATCCTTTAAAATTGGAACAATATAAACTTTCGTTGGATGGTTATTTGTTATTTGAGAATAATTCTTTAAGAATACCCGAGCAGTCAGAAGGTCGTTTGTTGTACCTCAAAGCTGAACAAGCACGCGCCCAATTAGCTTCCCGCATTAAAATAAACACGCCTGATCCGTATTTTAATACATTAGGAGGGGCTCTTTCTGTTGCTGCCAATGCTATTTGGAGTGGTGAAGTTTGGCTTCATGGGGCAGTTGGCTGGCGTATGCCTTTAAGTGGATGGAGAGCGGCTTATACAGGAGATGCATTAGGTTGGCACGATCGAGCACGTAAACATTTTGATGCTTATGCAGCCAGTCAGGTGACTAATGTGCCGCAAATTATTCCACATCCGGCGCAAGATCCGAATATGAATTTGGCACGATCTATCAAAAAATGGGGTACGCCTCAGTATAGCAATGGCTATATTTGTCGCAATCCTCGTCGGTCTAATCAGATGCATCATTATGATATGAATCTTTGCTATATTGACGAACTCTTATGGCATTTCAATTGGACGGGAGATTTAGCTTATGCGCGAAAGATGTGGCCTGTGTTAGTTCGCCATCTAAATTGGGAAAAGCGAAATTATGATCCTGATGATGATGGGCTGTATGATGCTTATGCTTGTATTTGGGCAAGTGATGCACTCTATTATAATGCAGGTGCGGTGACTCATTCATCAGCTTATAATTATCGAGCCAACAAGATGGCAGCTGAAATTGCTGAAAAAATAGGAGAAGATCCGTTGCCGTATCGTAGAGAAACTGAAAAGATTCTGAAAGCAATGAATGATCGTTTGTGGATGTCTAAAAAGGGTCATTGGGCTGAATATCAAGATTTTATGGGATGTAAGAGGTTACATGAAAGTGCCGCGATATGGACTATTTATCATGCTATTGACAGTGAAGTGGCAGATCCTTTCCAAGCTTATCAGGCTACTCGTTATATTGATACCGAAATTCCTCATATTCCTGTCTCTGCTAAGGGTTTGAAGGATGAGGGGTATGCTACGATCTCTACGACAAATTGGTTGCCTTATTCATGGAGTATAAATAACGTTGCTTTTGCTGAGGTGATGCATACTACTCTTGCTTATTGGGAAGCAGGACGAAATGAAGAAGCATTTAAATTATTGAAAAGTTCTGTTCTTGATGGGATGTATTTGGGAGGAAGTCCGGGAAACTTTGGGCAAATAAGCTTTTATGATGCTGCAAGAGGCGAGTGCTATCGGGATTTCGGAGATCCTATTGGAGTTGCTTCTCGAGCTTTAATACAAGGACTTTATGGCATTCTACCTGATGCTCTTAATGAGAAGTTACTTATTCGTCCGGGATTTCCTGACGATTGGGACCATGCTTCACTTACTACTCCGGACATATCGTTTGATTATTATCGAAAGGAGAAAACCGAAACTTATACTATAACTCAACACTTCGCTACTCCGTTGTTGCTTGAACTGCAGTGTCGTGCCCGAAGGGATAAGATTGTTCGAATCACTGTTAATGAAAAGCCTGTTATTTGGCAACAAGTAAAATCTGCAGTAGGACAACCTGCTATCTTAATAAGGACTTCTGCCGATGCCGCATGTGAGATAAAAATAGAGTGGGGAGGTAAGCCTGTTACAACCGTATTCTCTGATATGGGGAAAGTTCTTAAAACCAATGATTTGCTTCAATTAGAGTTTGGTGGGAATAAAATAGATAAGCTATATGATCCACAAGATATTTTATTAGGAGTGAAAATAAACGATAGATGTATTCAAGGCTTTATAAAAGCTGAAGCCGGAAGTCATACTCTGTTTGCAAATATTCGTCAGGGTGATTTGTCGTGGTGGCAGCCAATTAATATTATTGTGAAAGCTAACATTGCTTCTACTACTCTTGCATTTCAGCATGTTATAACAGACTTGTGTACTCCGGTGAATATGGATGGATCTTTTAATGCTTCTGTTACCGATATCTTTCGGAACGAATATCTCACTCCTCGACCATCATATACTAGTTTGGAGTTGCCCAAACAAGGTATCGGTGAATGGTGTCATCCCAAACTTATGGCTGATATTGATGATTCGGGTTTACGCTCACAAGCATCGGGTGGATTGTTTGTAACTCCACTAGGATTCTCTTTTCGAACTCCTGCTAAAGGTGAAAATATAGCTTTCACTTCTTTGTGGGATAACTATCCGGATAGTATATGCATTTCGTTGACAGGAAGGGCATCGCATGCTTATCTTCTTATGGCAGGGAGCACAAATCATATGCAATGTCACATTGCAAATGGGGTTGTTAGGGCGCATTATACAGATGGAACCAGTGATACACTTTCATTAGTGAATCCTGAAAATTGGTGCCCCATAGAACAAGATTACTTTGTGGATCATGTTGCGTTTAAGTTGAAAGCACCTAGACCGTATCGCTTGCATTTGAAATCCGGTCTGGTAAGTAATCATTTGGGAAAAGATCTCAATATTGAGGGTGTTTATGGACGAACCATAGAAGGTGGGGCGGGCATTCTGCTTGATATGCCTTTAAATTCGGAGAAAGAGTTGAGCTATTTGAGTTTGGAAACTCTTTCAAATGATGTTGTGATTGGGCTGATGGCGGTAACTCTGCAAAGAAGAAGTTGCTATTAAATTAGGAATGAACCCCAAATAAAGATGAGCCCGGTAAATTGCCGGGCTCATCTTTATTTAAAATATCTATATCGCTTTGTGGTTATTATAATTCAACCAAAATGCGGAATACTTTGCCTGGATCTGCTGCCCACTCTTTCATGGCATCACTCGTTTGTTCAGGTTTTACTACCATTGAAATTAATTCATCTTTAGGGCAAGTTCCCTGATTCATGTAATGAATAACTGCACGGAAATCTTCAGGAAGAGCATTCCTTGAGCCGCGTATATCAAGCTCTTTTTGTACAAAATATTTAGTTTGGAAAGCAACTTCACTCTTAGCATAGCCAATACAAACCACTCGGCCTGTAAAAGCGACTTCGTCTACTGCCATAACATAGGTTACCGGGCTACCTACTGCTTCTATGACTACATCAGGGCCGAAACCTTCTGTGATCTTTTGCAATGCTTCGTGTACATTCTCTGTTTTAGAGTTAATGGTGTATTGAGCACCAACCCGTTTTGCTAACTCAAGCTTTTCGTCGTCTAAATCTACTGCAACAACTTTAGCTCCTCTCAGTGCAGCGCGAACAATTGCTCCCATACCGATCATGCCGCAGCCGATTACCATTACTGTATCAATATCAGTAACCTGTGCTCGAGAAACCGCATGAAAACCTACGCTCATAGGTTCAATCAAAGCACAATCACGAGGAGACATCTCTTTTGCAGGAATAATTTTTGTCCATGGCAGAGATATATATTCAGCCATGGCACCATTGCGTTGTACGCCTAACGTCTCATTATGCTGACAAGCGTTTACTCGCCCATTACGGCAAGAAGAACACTTCCCACAATTAGTGTAAGGATTTACCGTTACGCTCATTCCTACTTCTAATCCGGCTGTAGGGACAGCACTACCTATTTCTTCAATAACAGCACCGACTTCGTGACCTGGAATAACGGGTAGCTGAACCATCGGGTTACGACCCAAGTAGGTATTTAGGTCAGAACCGCAAAAACCTACATATTTAAGTTTTAAGAGAACTTCATCAGCTTTAACGGCTGGTTTCTCTGCATCAACAACCTTCATAACTGAGGGTGCTGTAATTTGAACTGCTTTCATTTTTTATTATTGTTTAAATCGTTTTATCAGTCTATGACTTTATATCCCTTCCATCCATAATATGCACAGAAAAGGAAACAAATCATGGGTATAATATATGCTATATAATATATATTTTCGTTTAAATGCATGATGTAAGCTGTCAGTTGTGGTAGACAAGCATTACCAACAATGGCCATAACCAAGAAAGCTGAACCGCTCTTAGTATCACTTCCTAATCCTTTTAACGCTAACGAGAACTGTGTAGGGTACATGATCGACATAAAGAATGATACTGCTAACATGGCATATAGTCCGACTGTTCCGCCACAGCAAATGATAACTCCGCATAATGCAACATTAACAAGCGCATAAACTAATAGCATGTCTTGCGGGCGGAATTTAATCATTAACAATGTTCCGATCCATCTTCCTGACAAAAAGGCTAACATATAAAGACCGAAAAATGTTGTTGCTGTACTCTCTTCAAATCCGGCATAGCTACAGCAATAAACGAGAAACAGACTGTTAATTGCTGTTTGTCCCCCATTATAAAAAAACTGTGCAATGACTCCCCAACGTAAATGAGAACGTTTTAGAACAGAGAAGTTTATTAATTTTTCTCCTTTTTCATTCTTCCCTTCTATGCTATCTCCCTCTTTTATCTTTGGTAGTTTTGAGAAAACAAAGACTATGGCAATAATAATCAGGAGCAACGCTAATATTAAATAAGGTAGTTTCATAGAGTCGGTTTCCATTTGGATGTAACCTTCCCAACCACCAGCAAAATCATGAGGGAGTGTTGCGCGCGTATATTGATTGCCACTGAGTATTAACTTGCTAAGAAACATTGCGGCAATGAAGGCTCCGAGCCCATTGAATGATTGAGCTAGATTTAATCTTCTGGATGCTCCTTCGGGTTCACCTAGAACTGTAACATAGGGATTGGCCGCTGTTTCGAGAAAGCACATTCCGGTAGCGATGACAAAAAAGATACAGAGGTATGCCCAGTATTCTTTTAATATGGCTGCAGGGAAGAATAGAAAGCCACCACATGCTGCGAGTAAGAGTCCGAATATAATTCCCGACTTATAGCTGTAACGCTTCATAAACATCGCGATAGGAATGGGGAATATGAAATATGCTAACCAATAGGCAGTTTCTGTAAAAGAAGCTTCGAATGCATTCAATTCGCAGGTTTTCATTAACTGTCTGATCATGGTTGGCAGTAAATTACTGCTGATAGCCCACAAAAAGAAAAGAGAAAAAACCAATGATAAAGGCAATAGATAATTGTTTTTCTTCATGGTATGAATGTATTATTTATTATTGAGGTTTTATTCTGACATGTTTTTTATATAGGGCAGTTCCGGAAGATTCTTGAAATTATAGAAAACCTCGGCGTTCTGACCTAAGAAAAGCTTTTTCTCATCAGTAGATAATTCAGTAGACTTCAGAACGAAGTCATATGACATTTTATAGGTGATGGCTGTAATTGTCCGTGGATAATCCGATCCCCACATTAGTTTTTCCATTCCTACTAATTCGGCAGCTTCTCGAATAGCTTTGATGGCTCCGTTGAAAGGATAAAATTCGTCGTTGAATAACCATGTGATTCCTCCCGATTCGATCATTACGTTTTTGTTGCGTGCTAATTTAATCTGCTTTTGCCAGCGTGGGGTCGTTACCATACCAAAATGACCGATAGCTATTTTGAGGTTTGGATATTGTTGAATTACTTCTTTCATCTCATCAATTTGTGTGTCTCCATCTGCCAAATCAATTGAGAGAATTATTTTATTCTCTTCCATATAAGCAAAGACTTTCATCATCTCTTCGCTGTTGAGCATAACTCTGCCTTCTTTCAGGAGTAAGCGCTGTGCCGGAATTTTGATAGCTTTGAAGCCTAATGCTAAAAGTTCCTTTACTTGCTCATAATAACCCGGTTTGCGAAACTCACACATGCCGCATACAAAGAAACGATTAGGGTAACGCGCCATGACTTCCAAGAGATAGTCGTTTTGAATTCCATCAATATATTCCTGAGTGATTACAGCGGCTGAGACTTGTGCATAATCCATGTTAGAAAGAAAGACTTCGGCCGAATTTTTTCCGTCAATCATAAAGGGTGGAAGCATTTGTTTTACTTCCCCCATAAATTCCGAACGACCGTTTCCTATATCACGGATGGGTAGCCCATCTACAATGGTGTCTTGCTTAAGCCATAGATGGGAATGTGCGTCAATAATATTGAACTTATCCATTATATCTACTCTATTAGTTAGGAGTTAGACCAGCTAACGCGCTTTTGATTGCCAATGATGTCTTGTACTTCTTGCACGAGGTTCCAGTCAATAGGTTCTTCCGCATAGCGGATATTTTTCTCTACGTTTTCCGGGTTGGCCGAGCTAAATAAAGTAGTTGCAATACGTGGATTGCTAACTGAATATTGTATGGCTAGTTTTTCGATGGCACAACCTTTTGATGAGCAGTGCTGTACTGCTTTTTGGCAGGCTTCAACTAGAGAAGCGGGGGCTGGATGCCAAGAAGGAACTCCTCTCTGAGAAAGTAAACCCATTGAAAGAGGAGAAGCGTTGATCACTCCTATGTGGTGAGATTCAAAAAAATCGAGAAAATCCACTAGTTTGTCATCGTTGAGGCAGTAGTGGCAGAAATTGAGTACACTCTCTACACTACCCGGAGCAGCATGTTCGATAACCCACTGTAAGTTCTCGAGTTGAAGGTCGGTTATACCTACATGTTTAACAATGCCTTTTGAGCGTAATTCTACTAAAGCGGGTAGAGTTTCACTTACAATTTGATTAAGGTCGGCAAACTCAATGTCATGTACATTAATTAGATCAATGTAGTCGATATTCAGCCGTTCCATGCTTTCGTATACACTTTCTGTAGCTCGCTTTGCTGAATAGTCCCAAGTGTTTACGCCATCTTTGCCGTAGCGACCTACCTTGGTTGATAGATAGAAAGAGTTGCGAGGGATTTCTTTTAAGGCTTTTCCTAAAACCGTTTCTGCTTTATAGTGCCCATAATAAGGAGAGACGTCGATAAAGTTCATCCCTTTCTCGACTGCAGTGAATACTGCTTTTATACCTTCCGCTTCACGTATATCGTGGAACACACCTCCTAACGAAGAAGCGCCGAAACTAAGATTAGAAACTTTCATTCCTGTTTGTCCGATTTCATTGTAAATCATAGCATTATCAATTTTAGAATTGGTGATTTAATAAGCCAAAAATAGAACATACCTTGAATATTGTTATCTCTGTCTGCTTAAAAAAGTACGCAAAGGTTTGCGCTATTGTTTCGTAATTGATTGTTTCCTTGTTTTAAAACAATTATATTTGTGAAAATATCATTGTCGGATGCGGATAAATAAACCTGTTTCATTAAAGGATCTTGCCGTAGAATTAGATGTCTCTATTTCTACTGTTTCGAGAGCATTAAGAGATAGTCCTGAGATTAGTGTGGAGGTACGCGAACGTGTTAAAGCTCTTGCACGTAAATACAATTATCGTCCAAATCCTTTTGCTATGAGTCTGTTGAAGAATAGTCCTCGTATCATAGGTATTTTAGTCCCGGATTTAGTTACACATTTCTATGCTTCAATTATTAGTGGCATTAATGATGTTGCAAAACAAAACGGATATTCTGTTATCATCACTTCTTCTTACGAACAGTATGAACTTGAAAAACAATGTTTGGATGATTTGATTAATATTCGTGTAGAGGGTATTATAGCATGCTTATCTCAAGAAACGACAGACTATACTCACTTTGAAGCCTTAGAGTCGCAAAATGTTCCTTTGGTTTTTTTTGATCGTATATGTCCGGGAGGACACTTTTGCTCAGTTGTGGCCGATAATGTGGAGTCGGCTCATTTGGCAACAGAGCATTTGTTGCAAACCGGATCTACGCGGATTGGGTTTATAGGAGGAGCCAATCATCTAAAAATAGTGGGAGAGCGTAAGCATGGTTATCTAGAAGCTTTGAGGCAAAGCAAGATTCCGATAGAAAAGGAACTTGTTATTTGTGAGAAAATGAGTTATGATGAAGGTCGCGAGGCTACTCGTCGTCTGTTGTCTCTTGCCAATCCTCCTGATGCCATTCTGGCGATGAATGATACGTTGGCTTTTGCGGCGATGAAGGAGATTAAAGGCCATCAATTGAAGATACCTCAAGATATTGCTCTTGTTGGTTATACTGATGAGATGCATTCTAATTATGTAGACCCTCCACTTACGGCTGTTACCCACCAGACTTATAAGATGGGTGCTGCTGCTTGTAAACAATTGCTGGGACAAATAAAGGAGCAGCAAGCTCCTTATCAAATTATTATTCCTACTCATTTGGTCATAAGAGAATCATCTTCTAAAAAATAGAATATCGTTCAGAATTTTCCATTATTATTGCCTTCAACTAGTAGATTCTTTTTTATAAAAGAGGCAGTTCTTACTTTTTTTTATATTTTTGCATTAGTTTATTGAGGTGGTATCTTCATACATATGGGATTATTAATCGGATATATTATTTTTCTTCTTGTGGTTGGGTGTATTTGCTTTGTTTGTATACGCAGAGCACCTAGCGATGAAGAATTGTGGGGTGATGACAGCGACACCGATGACGAGGTTAAAAAGTAATTCCAACTTTTCCAATAAATGAATGATGGCTTAATTTTTCTGCGAACTCAGTTTTGAAGAATTTATCTGTATGTGTTTTTAATCTTTCCAATTCTTGCAATTCATATCCTATCCCAATCTGTAAATTTGTTTTCGATGTTATTTTTATTTGTATTCCGACTGATGGTTGAAAATAAAAACCTCCATTTGCTTTCGAAGCCAAAATAAAGGAATATCCGGTATTG
This is a stretch of genomic DNA from uncultured Bacteroides sp.. It encodes these proteins:
- a CDS encoding DUF4450 domain-containing protein; the encoded protein is MNRLYLVPLFYFFSVTILFAQTSAKRIGDFIESTSYNEGSRKVARSLQYHPDGDDFVCINGTNRYTRALYANTSPFRLETSDRPVFAAYIKGKSKNICFRLLLGKTSFALDSVAYCEARYTPGRRSYRLSDPAWGEGTLLISALPLPDREGAVWEMKSVKMPSEAKLICFISDIKAKKLNRSGDMGADPPDSFEASEHPLKLEQYKLSLDGYLLFENNSLRIPEQSEGRLLYLKAEQARAQLASRIKINTPDPYFNTLGGALSVAANAIWSGEVWLHGAVGWRMPLSGWRAAYTGDALGWHDRARKHFDAYAASQVTNVPQIIPHPAQDPNMNLARSIKKWGTPQYSNGYICRNPRRSNQMHHYDMNLCYIDELLWHFNWTGDLAYARKMWPVLVRHLNWEKRNYDPDDDGLYDAYACIWASDALYYNAGAVTHSSAYNYRANKMAAEIAEKIGEDPLPYRRETEKILKAMNDRLWMSKKGHWAEYQDFMGCKRLHESAAIWTIYHAIDSEVADPFQAYQATRYIDTEIPHIPVSAKGLKDEGYATISTTNWLPYSWSINNVAFAEVMHTTLAYWEAGRNEEAFKLLKSSVLDGMYLGGSPGNFGQISFYDAARGECYRDFGDPIGVASRALIQGLYGILPDALNEKLLIRPGFPDDWDHASLTTPDISFDYYRKEKTETYTITQHFATPLLLELQCRARRDKIVRITVNEKPVIWQQVKSAVGQPAILIRTSADAACEIKIEWGGKPVTTVFSDMGKVLKTNDLLQLEFGGNKIDKLYDPQDILLGVKINDRCIQGFIKAEAGSHTLFANIRQGDLSWWQPINIIVKANIASTTLAFQHVITDLCTPVNMDGSFNASVTDIFRNEYLTPRPSYTSLELPKQGIGEWCHPKLMADIDDSGLRSQASGGLFVTPLGFSFRTPAKGENIAFTSLWDNYPDSICISLTGRASHAYLLMAGSTNHMQCHIANGVVRAHYTDGTSDTLSLVNPENWCPIEQDYFVDHVAFKLKAPRPYRLHLKSGLVSNHLGKDLNIEGVYGRTIEGGAGILLDMPLNSEKELSYLSLETLSNDVVIGLMAVTLQRRSCY
- a CDS encoding zinc-binding alcohol dehydrogenase family protein — its product is MKAVQITAPSVMKVVDAEKPAVKADEVLLKLKYVGFCGSDLNTYLGRNPMVQLPVIPGHEVGAVIEEIGSAVPTAGLEVGMSVTVNPYTNCGKCSSCRNGRVNACQHNETLGVQRNGAMAEYISLPWTKIIPAKEMSPRDCALIEPMSVGFHAVSRAQVTDIDTVMVIGCGMIGMGAIVRAALRGAKVVAVDLDDEKLELAKRVGAQYTINSKTENVHEALQKITEGFGPDVVIEAVGSPVTYVMAVDEVAFTGRVVCIGYAKSEVAFQTKYFVQKELDIRGSRNALPEDFRAVIHYMNQGTCPKDELISMVVKPEQTSDAMKEWAADPGKVFRILVEL
- the fucP gene encoding L-fucose:H+ symporter permease, which gives rise to MKKNNYLLPLSLVFSLFFLWAISSNLLPTMIRQLMKTCELNAFEASFTETAYWLAYFIFPIPIAMFMKRYSYKSGIIFGLLLAACGGFLFFPAAILKEYWAYLCIFFVIATGMCFLETAANPYVTVLGEPEGASRRLNLAQSFNGLGAFIAAMFLSKLILSGNQYTRATLPHDFAGGWEGYIQMETDSMKLPYLILALLLIIIAIVFVFSKLPKIKEGDSIEGKNEKGEKLINFSVLKRSHLRWGVIAQFFYNGGQTAINSLFLVYCCSYAGFEESTATTFFGLYMLAFLSGRWIGTLLMIKFRPQDMLLVYALVNVALCGVIICCGGTVGLYAMLAVSFFMSIMYPTQFSLALKGLGSDTKSGSAFLVMAIVGNACLPQLTAYIMHLNENIYYIAYIIPMICFLFCAYYGWKGYKVID
- a CDS encoding amidohydrolase family protein, giving the protein MDKFNIIDAHSHLWLKQDTIVDGLPIRDIGNGRSEFMGEVKQMLPPFMIDGKNSAEVFLSNMDYAQVSAAVITQEYIDGIQNDYLLEVMARYPNRFFVCGMCEFRKPGYYEQVKELLALGFKAIKIPAQRLLLKEGRVMLNSEEMMKVFAYMEENKIILSIDLADGDTQIDEMKEVIQQYPNLKIAIGHFGMVTTPRWQKQIKLARNKNVMIESGGITWLFNDEFYPFNGAIKAIREAAELVGMEKLMWGSDYPRTITAITYKMSYDFVLKSTELSTDEKKLFLGQNAEVFYNFKNLPELPYIKNMSE
- a CDS encoding aldo/keto reductase, translated to MIYNEIGQTGMKVSNLSFGASSLGGVFHDIREAEGIKAVFTAVEKGMNFIDVSPYYGHYKAETVLGKALKEIPRNSFYLSTKVGRYGKDGVNTWDYSAKRATESVYESMERLNIDYIDLINVHDIEFADLNQIVSETLPALVELRSKGIVKHVGITDLQLENLQWVIEHAAPGSVESVLNFCHYCLNDDKLVDFLDFFESHHIGVINASPLSMGLLSQRGVPSWHPAPASLVEACQKAVQHCSSKGCAIEKLAIQYSVSNPRIATTLFSSANPENVEKNIRYAEEPIDWNLVQEVQDIIGNQKRVSWSNS
- a CDS encoding LacI family DNA-binding transcriptional regulator, which produces MRINKPVSLKDLAVELDVSISTVSRALRDSPEISVEVRERVKALARKYNYRPNPFAMSLLKNSPRIIGILVPDLVTHFYASIISGINDVAKQNGYSVIITSSYEQYELEKQCLDDLINIRVEGIIACLSQETTDYTHFEALESQNVPLVFFDRICPGGHFCSVVADNVESAHLATEHLLQTGSTRIGFIGGANHLKIVGERKHGYLEALRQSKIPIEKELVICEKMSYDEGREATRRLLSLANPPDAILAMNDTLAFAAMKEIKGHQLKIPQDIALVGYTDEMHSNYVDPPLTAVTHQTYKMGAAACKQLLGQIKEQQAPYQIIIPTHLVIRESSSKK